Proteins found in one Rhizobium sp. NZLR1 genomic segment:
- a CDS encoding Gfo/Idh/MocA family oxidoreductase produces MKPLKIAVMGAGLIGRRHAERIISEPGTLLSAVIDPSSAGHDFARNAGARWYANFRDISEEDRPYGVIVATPNQLHVENAMEIIAAGIPVLVEKPIADDVDAAAALVAAGEKAGIPILVGHHRRYNPMIQAAKQIVDGGRLGRIIAVHGTFWVAKPDDYFDISWRREAGAGPIFVNLIHDVDLFRFLFGEVEAVQAMESHAVRHHAVEDTAVVSLRFANGVLATLNGSDAVAAPWSWEATTGENPAFPRYSSHCYQIGGTKGSLAIPDLTLWTATSKPNWLEPLAEERVPFEAADPLCRQLRHFCDVIRGDAAPLVSGREGLATLRVVEAIKRSACSGQMVRLSDAVASADPQKV; encoded by the coding sequence ATGAAGCCATTGAAGATTGCAGTCATGGGAGCCGGCCTGATCGGCAGACGCCATGCCGAGCGCATCATATCCGAGCCCGGAACGCTTCTCTCCGCCGTGATCGATCCGTCTTCGGCCGGTCACGACTTTGCCCGCAATGCCGGCGCCCGATGGTATGCGAACTTCCGGGATATCAGTGAGGAAGACAGGCCTTACGGCGTCATCGTGGCAACACCGAACCAGCTCCACGTCGAGAACGCTATGGAGATCATCGCCGCTGGCATCCCGGTTCTGGTCGAAAAACCGATCGCCGACGATGTCGATGCCGCCGCGGCGCTGGTTGCGGCCGGCGAGAAGGCCGGGATCCCGATCCTGGTCGGCCATCACCGGCGTTACAACCCGATGATCCAGGCGGCCAAACAAATCGTCGACGGCGGCCGGCTTGGCCGGATCATCGCGGTGCATGGCACCTTCTGGGTCGCCAAGCCCGACGACTATTTCGACATCTCCTGGCGGCGGGAAGCCGGCGCCGGCCCAATCTTCGTCAACCTGATCCATGATGTCGACCTCTTCCGATTTCTGTTCGGCGAGGTCGAAGCCGTGCAGGCGATGGAATCGCACGCCGTGCGCCACCACGCCGTCGAGGATACGGCCGTTGTCTCGTTGCGGTTTGCAAACGGCGTTCTCGCCACGCTTAACGGCAGCGATGCGGTGGCGGCGCCCTGGAGCTGGGAGGCGACCACCGGCGAGAACCCGGCATTTCCACGCTACAGCAGCCATTGTTACCAGATCGGCGGCACCAAGGGTTCGCTCGCAATTCCCGATCTGACGCTTTGGACAGCGACGTCGAAGCCGAATTGGCTGGAGCCGCTTGCCGAGGAGCGCGTACCCTTTGAAGCAGCCGATCCGCTTTGCCGTCAGCTCCGCCATTTTTGCGATGTGATACGTGGCGATGCCGCGCCCCTCGTAAGCGGGCGCGAGGGACTCGCCACCCTCAGGGTCGTCGAAGCGATCAAGAGATCGGCGTGCTCGGGGCAGATGGTCCGCCTCTCTGACGCCGTTGCCTCTGCCGATCCCCAGAAAGTCTAG
- a CDS encoding shikimate dehydrogenase, whose amino-acid sequence MITGTTKLIAHLGYPTESFKAPLIYNPYFEKTGIDAVVVPMGCRPEDYPAFLKLVFRLSNIHGALITMPHKIATMALLDEASTNAKVAGSCNAVRLDADGRLIGDMFDGEGFVRGVLRKGRKVDGAHALVVGAGGVGSAIAASLAQAGVGHLAIFDASETAATALLGRLKTYYPHLHVTTGSLDPAGFDIVVNATPLGMRRGDPLPIDVDRISPSTFVGEVVLSKEITPLLEAARARGCAFQVGTDMLFEQIPAYLEFFEFPTTTADNLRAIARLV is encoded by the coding sequence ATGATCACCGGCACGACCAAACTCATCGCTCACCTCGGTTATCCCACCGAGTCGTTCAAGGCGCCTCTGATCTACAATCCGTATTTCGAAAAGACCGGCATCGATGCGGTCGTCGTGCCGATGGGCTGCCGGCCGGAGGACTATCCGGCGTTCCTGAAGCTTGTCTTCCGGCTCTCCAATATCCACGGTGCGCTGATCACGATGCCGCACAAGATTGCGACGATGGCACTGCTCGACGAAGCCTCGACCAACGCCAAAGTCGCGGGCTCGTGTAATGCGGTGCGTCTCGATGCCGATGGCAGGCTGATTGGTGACATGTTCGATGGCGAGGGCTTCGTGCGGGGCGTTCTGCGCAAAGGCAGAAAGGTCGACGGCGCCCATGCGCTCGTCGTCGGCGCCGGCGGCGTCGGCTCGGCGATCGCGGCGTCGCTGGCGCAGGCAGGTGTGGGCCATCTCGCAATCTTCGACGCCAGCGAGACAGCCGCGACCGCGCTGCTCGGCCGGTTGAAGACATATTATCCGCATCTGCACGTCACGACCGGCTCTCTCGATCCGGCAGGGTTCGATATCGTCGTGAACGCGACACCGCTTGGAATGCGGCGGGGTGACCCTCTGCCGATCGATGTCGACCGCATCTCCCCATCGACCTTCGTCGGCGAGGTGGTGCTGAGCAAGGAGATCACCCCGTTGCTGGAGGCAGCACGGGCTCGGGGCTGCGCCTTTCAAGTCGGCACGGATATGCTGTTCGAACAAATCCCCGCCTATCTCGAATTCTTCGAATTCCCAACAACGACGGCCGACAATCTGCGGGCCATAGCCAGGCTCGTTTGA
- a CDS encoding 3-carboxy-cis,cis-muconate cycloisomerase, giving the protein MTASPFDHPFLSGLLGDDEIAPYFSAEADIRAMLAFEAALARAEATHGLIPAEAARRIAEICAGFSPDLPRLRAATARDGVVVPELIKQLRTDVGEEAAKSLHLGATSQDVIDTSLMIRLKAVVFLFAGRLSAIVAELDGLDRQFGRNRLMGHTRMQAAIPISVSDRLTAWRAPLTTYRDRLTEQSFPVQLGGAAGTLDKLGPHAATVRASLAQELGLTDTTQWQSGRLPIADIAGLFASISGSLGKIGQDIALLAQSGQEIEISGGGTSSAMAHKQNPVAAEVLVSLARFNATALSGIHQSLVHEQERSGAAWTLEWLLLPQMAMATAASLRLAGELVGNIRRLGVV; this is encoded by the coding sequence ATGACCGCATCGCCCTTCGACCATCCCTTCCTCTCCGGCCTGCTCGGCGACGATGAAATCGCGCCCTACTTCTCCGCCGAGGCCGACATTCGCGCCATGCTCGCCTTCGAGGCCGCGCTGGCGAGGGCCGAAGCCACCCATGGCCTCATCCCTGCCGAAGCCGCAAGGCGGATCGCCGAAATCTGCGCCGGCTTTTCTCCCGACCTGCCCCGTTTGCGAGCGGCCACGGCACGCGACGGCGTCGTCGTTCCCGAGCTCATCAAGCAGCTGCGCACCGACGTCGGCGAGGAAGCGGCGAAAAGCCTGCATCTCGGCGCCACCAGCCAGGATGTCATCGACACCAGTCTGATGATCCGGCTGAAGGCCGTCGTCTTCCTGTTTGCCGGCCGGCTTTCCGCCATCGTCGCAGAGCTCGATGGGCTCGATCGCCAGTTCGGCCGCAACCGGCTGATGGGTCATACCCGCATGCAGGCGGCGATCCCGATCAGCGTCTCCGACCGTCTCACTGCGTGGCGCGCGCCGCTGACGACCTATCGCGACCGCCTGACCGAGCAGAGTTTTCCCGTCCAGCTCGGTGGGGCCGCCGGCACGCTCGACAAGCTCGGGCCGCACGCCGCAACCGTCCGTGCCTCGCTCGCCCAGGAACTCGGCCTCACCGACACCACGCAATGGCAGAGCGGCCGTCTGCCGATCGCCGATATTGCCGGCCTGTTTGCGTCGATCTCGGGCAGCCTCGGCAAAATCGGCCAGGATATCGCCCTGCTCGCCCAGTCAGGCCAGGAGATAGAAATATCAGGCGGCGGCACTTCGTCGGCGATGGCCCACAAACAGAACCCCGTTGCCGCCGAGGTGCTGGTCTCGCTTGCCCGCTTCAACGCCACGGCGCTGTCGGGCATTCACCAATCCCTCGTCCATGAACAGGAACGCTCCGGCGCCGCCTGGACGCTCGAATGGCTGCTGCTGCCGCAAATGGCGATGGCAACCGCCGCCAGCTTGCGGCTGGCGGGGGAGTTAGTGGGGAATATCAGGCGGCTTGGGGTGGTCTAA
- the pcaG gene encoding protocatechuate 3,4-dioxygenase subunit alpha: MQQLGYLKETPSQTAGPYVHIGLTPNFCDIAGVYDTDLGTEMINDKTLGERITVTGRIFDGAGALVRDAVVEIWQADSAGLYNSPSEMRGTADPNFTGWGRCPTRAADGVYSFETIKPGRVPFKDSRKMAPHITVWIVARGINIGLHTRVYFPEETEANGADPLLQRIEHRERVATMVAIRDGATCHFDIHLQGPKETVFLDI; the protein is encoded by the coding sequence ATGCAGCAGCTCGGCTATCTCAAGGAAACTCCGTCGCAGACGGCAGGTCCCTATGTCCATATCGGCCTGACACCGAATTTCTGCGACATAGCGGGCGTCTACGATACCGATCTCGGCACCGAGATGATCAACGACAAGACGCTCGGCGAACGCATCACCGTGACCGGCCGCATCTTCGACGGCGCCGGCGCGCTGGTGCGCGATGCCGTCGTCGAAATCTGGCAGGCCGACAGCGCCGGCCTTTACAACAGCCCGTCGGAAATGCGCGGCACAGCCGATCCCAATTTCACCGGCTGGGGCCGCTGCCCGACCCGCGCCGCGGATGGCGTCTACAGCTTCGAAACCATCAAGCCGGGCCGCGTCCCGTTCAAGGACAGCCGCAAGATGGCGCCGCACATCACAGTTTGGATCGTCGCCCGCGGCATCAATATCGGCCTGCACACCCGCGTGTATTTTCCGGAGGAGACGGAGGCCAACGGCGCCGACCCGCTGCTTCAGCGCATCGAACATCGCGAGCGTGTCGCAACCATGGTCGCCATCCGCGACGGCGCGACCTGCCATTTCGACATCCATCTGCAGGGTCCGAAGGAAACGGTGTTTCTGGATATTTAA